In Paenibacillus ihbetae, the following are encoded in one genomic region:
- a CDS encoding C40 family peptidase, producing the protein MKKKLTAISLGLALALTIGTGSAFADSKLNTVIKPTIGVSYKTGGTTTKGFDCSGFTSYIYKKLGLTLPRTSAAQYKVGTAVSKSNLKAGDLVFFNTSGRGVSHVGIYVGGGKFAHSSSSRGVIVSPLSQSYYAKRYVGAKRIMSQSSYKSLAVNYN; encoded by the coding sequence TTGAAGAAGAAGTTAACAGCCATCTCTTTAGGCTTGGCCCTTGCGCTCACGATTGGAACCGGTAGCGCTTTCGCGGATTCCAAGTTGAATACCGTCATCAAACCAACCATCGGTGTATCTTATAAAACTGGCGGAACCACAACGAAAGGTTTCGATTGCTCCGGATTCACCAGCTATATTTACAAGAAGCTGGGCCTCACCTTGCCGCGCACTTCCGCAGCTCAATACAAGGTAGGTACCGCAGTATCGAAGAGCAACCTGAAGGCCGGGGATCTCGTATTCTTTAATACTTCCGGCAGAGGCGTTTCCCATGTCGGCATTTATGTCGGTGGCGGGAAGTTCGCCCATTCCTCCTCCTCGCGCGGCGTCATCGTAAGCCCGCTCAGCCAGAGCTACTATGCGAAGCGTTATGTAGGCGCGAAGAGAATCATGAGCCAAAGCTCGTACAAGTCCCTTGCTGTGAACTACAATTAA